CAGCGTCGCACCGATCGCCGTGACGGAAATCGACGAAGTGTTGGTCGCGAGAATGCAGGCGTCGTCCACGTGCTCTTCGAGCTCGGCAAAAATCTTGCGCTTCACTTCCAGCCGTTCGGCGACGGCTTCGATGACGAGCCCCGCATCGCGCATCGCGGCCAGCTGGCCGACCGCAAACAGCCTTCCGTTCGCTTGAGCGGCAGCCGTCGCGTCGAGGCGGCCTTTGTCGACGAGCCTCGCGAGATTCGCGCCGATGCCCTTGATGGCCTTTGCGACCGTAGCGGCATCGAGATCGAATAGGGCGACCCGGTGTCCGGCGAGCGCGGCCACCTGGGCGATGCCCGCACCCATCGCGCCCGCGCCGACGATGCCAACGATCGTGGAAGTCTTCAATACGTTCGACATGCGAGTGGCTCCGCTCAAACGCGCTCGATCGCAATCGCGATGCCCTGGCCAACGCCGATGCACATCGTGCAAAGCGCGAAGCGTGCGTTGCGGCGTTCGAGTTCGTAGGTCGCCGTCGTGACCAGCCGGGCACCCGAAGCGCCGAGCGGATGGCCCAACGCGATCGCACCGCCGTTCGGATTGACGCGGGGATCGTCCTCCGCGACGCCGAGACGGCGCAGCACCGCAATACCCTGCGACGCAAACGCTTCGTTCAGCTCGATCACGTCGAACTGGTCGAGCGTCATGCCGAGGCGCGCAAGCAGCTTCTCGGTGGCCGGTGCCGGTCCGATGCCCATGATGCGCGGCTCGACGCCCGCCGTAGCCATGCCCACGATGCGGGCACGCGGCGTCAAATGGTTGCGCTTCGCTGCCTCTTCGCCTGCGATCAGCAACGCGCAAGCGCCGTCGTTGACACCCGAAGCGTTGCCCGCCGTCACCGTGCCGTTGGGGCGCACCACACCTTTGAGTTTCGCCAGCGCCTCGAGCGAGGTCTCGCGCGGATGTTCGTCGCGATCGACCACGAGGGGTTCGCCCTTCTTTTGGGGAATGCGCACCGCGGTGATTTCCTGGGCCAGCGTGCCGTCCGCCTGAGCG
The nucleotide sequence above comes from Paraburkholderia youngii. Encoded proteins:
- the pcaF gene encoding 3-oxoadipyl-CoA thiolase — encoded protein: MTEAFICDAIRTPFGRYAGVLKDVRADDLGAVPIHALMQRNPSVDWQQVADVLYGCANQAGEDNRNVARMSALLAGLPIDVPGSTINRLCGSGMDAVGSAARAIRAGDGDLYIAGGVESMTRAPFVVGKSATAFSRSAEIHDTTIGWRFVNSLMRSQYGVDSMPETAENVADDFGVDRDSQDRFALRSQQRAARAQADGTLAQEITAVRIPQKKGEPLVVDRDEHPRETSLEALAKLKGVVRPNGTVTAGNASGVNDGACALLIAGEEAAKRNHLTPRARIVGMATAGVEPRIMGIGPAPATEKLLARLGMTLDQFDVIELNEAFASQGIAVLRRLGVAEDDPRVNPNGGAIALGHPLGASGARLVTTATYELERRNARFALCTMCIGVGQGIAIAIERV